One stretch of Punica granatum isolate Tunisia-2019 chromosome 5, ASM765513v2, whole genome shotgun sequence DNA includes these proteins:
- the LOC116206730 gene encoding insulin-degrading enzyme-like 1, peroxisomal, with translation MAVGEEEVEIVTARTDKRQYRRVVLKNSLEVLLISDPDTDKCAASMAVSVGSFSDPEGLEGLAHFLEHMLFYASEKYPLEDSYSKFITEHGGSTNAFTASEHTNYYFDVNVDSFEEALDRFAQFFIKPLMSADATMREIKAVDSENQKNLLSDAWRMNQLQKHLSEKSHPYHKFGTGNWDTLGVRPGARGLDTRDELIKFYKEHYSANLMHLVVYSKENLDKIESMVEEKFCDIRNTDKDCLHITGQPCTSEHLQILVKTVPIKQGHKLRVTWPITPEIRHYKEGPSRYLGHLIGHEGEGSLFYVLKTLGWATSLSAGEVDWSLEFAFFKVVIDLTDAGHEHMKDIIGLLFKYISLLQESGVCKWIFDELSAVCETKFHYQDKIAPFDFVVNISSNMQVYPPKDWIVGSSLPCRFNSDTIQMVLDALSPQNVRIFCESKNFEGSTDMVEPWYGTAYSVEKITKSTIQEWMQSTSNENLHLPIPNIFVPTDFSLKNAEEKVIYPVLLRQSIYSKIWFKPDTTFSTPKAYVKIDFSCPLTSSSPEAEVLTDIFTRLLMDYLNEYAYYAQVAGLYYGVNHTDTGFQVTVLGYNHKLRILLETVLEKIATFKVRLDRFSVIKEMVTKEYQNLKFQQPYQQAMYYCSLILQDGTWPWLEQLEVLPQVKAEDLSNFFPIMLSRAFLECYIAGNIDRVEAESMVQHMENVFFQGANPISRPIFPSQHLTNRVVKLEKGTSYFYPAQGLNPSDENSALVHYIQVHRDDFLMNVKLQLFALIAKQPAFHQLRSVEQLGYITILMQRSDSGIRGLQFIIQSTVKGPGQIDLRAEAFLKMFETKLSEMTSEDFKSNVNALIDMKLEKHKNLREESQFHWREISDGTLKFDRRESEVAALRQLTQKELLDFFNEYVRVGAPRKKTLSVQVYGSLHSSEHDQDKNQPVRPSSVEIGDIFSFRRSRPLYGSFKGGYGQMKL, from the exons ATGGCGGTGGGCGAGGAAGAGGTGGAGATAGTGACGGCCCGCACGGACAAGAGGCAGTACCGGAGGGTCGTGCTCAAGAACTCCCTCGAGGTCCTCCTCATCAGCGATCCTGACACTGACAAG TGTGCTGCGTCAATGGCTGTTAGCGTCGGGTCCTTCTCGGACCCCGAGGGGCTCGAGGGCCTCGCCCATTTCCTCG AGCACATGCTGTTCTATGCCAGTGAGAAATACCCTTTGGAGGATAGTTATTCAAAATTCATCACAGAG CATGGAGGCAGTACAAATGCTTTTACAGCATCTGAGCACACGAATTATTACTTTGATGTGAATGTTGATAGTTTTGAAGAAGCATTGGACCG ATTTGCTCAGTTCTTCATCAAACCATTGATGTCTGCTGATGCCACAATGAGGGAGATTAAGGCCGTCGATTCTG AGAATCAGAAAAACTTATTATCTGATGCTTGGAGAATGAACCAG CTGCAGAAGCATTTAAGTGAGAAAAGTCATCCCTATCATAAGTTCGGTACAG GAAACTGGGACACCCTGGGAGTTCGACCCGGAGCACGAGGTCTGGATACGAGAGATGAGctcattaaattttataaagagCACTATTCGGCCAACCTCATGCATTTGGTTGTATATTCAAAAG AAAACCTTGATAAAATCGAATCTATGGTAGAGGAAAAATTCTGCGACATTCGAAACACAGACAAGGATTGCTTACATATTACTGGGCAGCCTTGCACATCAGAGCATCTACAG ATTCTCGTAAAAACTGTCCCAATAAAACAAGGTCACAAGCTGCGTGTGACATGGCCTATAACTCCAGAAATCCGTCACTATAAGGAGGGGCCGAGCAGGTATCTTGGTCATCTTATTGGTCATGAAGGAGAAGGATCATTGTTCTACGTCTTGAAAACATTGG GGTGGGCTACGAGTTTGTCTGCTGGTGAAGTTGACTGGAGTTTGGAGTTTGCTTTTTTTAAAGTGGTAATCGATCTTACTGATGCTGGTCATG AGCATATGAAAGATATCATTGGACTGCTATTCAAGTATATTTCCCTCTTGCAAGAGTCTGGTGTTTGCAAGTGGATATTTGATGAG CTTTCAGCTGTCTGTGAGACAAAGTTTCATTATCAGGACAAAATTGCTCCATTCGACTTTGTGGTCAATATTTCTTCAAACATGCAG GTATACCCTCCCAAAGATTGGATAGTTGGATCATCCTTGCCTTGCAGGTTCAACTCCGACACTATCCAGATGGTACTTGATGCCCTTTCTCCTCAAAATGTCAG GATCTTCTGCGAATCTAAGAATTTTGAAGGATCAACAGATATGGTCGAACCATGGTACGGAACCGCATATTCTGTCGAGAAAATCACCAAGTCAACAATTCAG GAGTGGATGCAATCAACCTCAAATGAGAACTTGCATCTGCCTATACCTAATATATTTGTCCCTACTGATTTCTCGCTAAAAAATGCAGAAGAGAAG GTCATATACCCAGTTCTGCTACGACAGTCAATCTACTCAAAGATATGGTTCAAACCTGATACAACATTCTCGACACCCAAGGCATATGTTAAAATAGATTTCAGTTGTCCCCTTACTAGCAGCTCCCCTGAGGCCGAAGTCTTGACTGATATATTCACGCGGCTGTTGATGGATTACTTGAATGAATATG CTTACTATGCGCAGGTTGCTGGCTTATATTACGGCGTGAACCATACTGACACTGGATTTCAG GTGACAGTGTTGGGTTATAATCACAAGTTGAGGATCTTACTGGAAACTGTGTTGGAAAAAATCGCAACATTTAAAGTGAGACTGGATCGATTTTCTGTAATCAAG GAAATGGTGACTAAGGAGTATCAGAATTTGAAGTTTCAACAGCCGTATCAGCAGGCCATGTACTATTGCTCGCTAATTCTTCAGGATGGCACTTGGCCGTGGTTGGAACAGCTCGAAGTTCTTCCTCAGGTTAAGGCCGAAGACCTTTCCAACTTCTTCCCCATCATGCTCTCGAGAGCCTTTCTGGAATGCTACATAGCAG GTAATATTGACCGTGTTGAAGCAGAATCGATGGTTCAGCATATGGAAAATGTATTCTTTCAGGGTGCAAACCCAATATCCCGGCCCATATTCCCCTCCCAGCACTTGACCAACAGGGTCGTTAAACTCGAGAAGGGTACATCTTATTTCTACCCAGCACAAGGCTTAAACCCGAGTGATGAGAATTCTGCACTGGTCCATTATATCCAG GTTCATCGAGACGATTTCTTGATGAATGTTAAGCTTCAGTTGTTTGCTCTTATTGCCAAGCAACCTGCCTTTCACCAGCTTAGATCTGTTGAGCAGCTCGGTTACATTACTATTCTTATGCAGAG GAGCGATTCCGGTATTCGTGGACTGCAGTTCATCATTCAATCAACAGTCAAG GGTCCTGGGCAAATTGATTTGAGAGCTGAAGCATTCCTGAAAATGTTCGAGACTAAACTTTCAGAGATGACAAGTGAAGATTTTAAG AGCAATGTCAATGCATTGATTGATATGAAACTTGAGAAACACAAGAATTTGAGGGAGGAGTCGCAATTTCACTGGAGAGAAATTTCCGATGGGACCCTGAAATTTGATCGGAGGGAATCTGAG GTTGCAGCATTAAGGCAGTTAACGCAGAAAGAGTTGTTGGACTTCTTTAACGAATACGTGAGGGTCGGAGCACCGAGGAAGAAAACTCTATCTGTCCAAGTTTATGGGAGCTTGCACTCTTCCGAGCACGATCAAGATAAGAATCAACCTGTTCGGCCTTCGTCAGTTGAGATCGGTGATATATTCAGCTTCCGAAGATCTCGGCCTCTTTATGGATCATTCAAAGGAGGATATGGTCAGATGAAGTTGTAA
- the LOC116206729 gene encoding insulin-degrading enzyme-like 1, peroxisomal, producing the protein MSLFTQTNKVSLDTDCLFPESSVNSHSLLEEELHGIHGSELVVAAMSVAVADEIVKARNDKREYRRIVLKNSLEVLLISDPDTDKCAASMNVRVGYFSDPPGIEGLAHFLEHMLFYASEKYPLEYSYLKFITEHGGSANAFTASEHTNYYFDVNVDSFEEALDRFAQFFIKPLMSADATMREIKAVDSENRKNLLSDFWRMNQLQKHLSEKSHPYHKFGTGNRDTLGVRPQARGLDTRDELIKFYEEHYSANLMHLVVYSKENLDKIESMVEEIFCDIRNTDKDCLHITGQPCTSEHLQILVKTVPIKQGHKLRVRWPITPEIRHYKEGPSRYLDHLIGHEGEGSLFYVLKTLGWAMSLSAGEGDWSLEFAFFKVVIDLTDAGHEHMKDIIGLLFKYISLLQESGVCKWIFDEHSAVCETKFHYQDKIAPINYVVNISSNMQVYPPEDWIVGSSLPCRFNPSTIQMVLDALSPQNVRICWESKNFEGSTDMVEPWYGTAYSVEKITESTIQVWMQSTSNENLHLPIPNIFVPTDFSLKNAEEKVIYPVLLRQSSYSKLWFKPDTTFSTPKAYVKIDFSCPLTSSSPEAEVLTDIFTRLLMDYLNEYAYYAQVAGLYYRVNHTDTGFQVTVLGYNHKLRILLETVLEKIATFKVRLDRFSVIKEMVTKQHQNLKFQQPYQQAMYYCSLILQDGTWPWMEQLEVLPQVKAEDLSNFFPIMLSRAFLECYIAGNIDRVEAESMVQHMENVFFQGANPICRPIFPSQHLTNRVVKLEKGTSYFYPAQGLNPSDENSALLHYIQVHRDDFLMNVKLQLFALIAKQPAFHQLRSVEQLGYITVLMQRSDSGIRGLQFIIQSTVKGPGQIDLRAEAFLKMFETKLSEMTSEDFKSNVNALIDMKLEKHKNLREASQFYWREISDGTLKFDRRESEVAALRQLTQKELLDFFNEYVRVGAPRKKTLSVLVYGSLHSSEHDQDKNQPVRPSSVQIGDIFRFRRSRPLYGSFKGGYGQMKL; encoded by the exons ATGAGCCTTTTCACCCAGACCAATAAAGTGTCTTTGGATACAGATTGTCTTTTCCCAGAATCTTCAGTGAAT AGCCACTCCCTACTTGAGGAGGAGCTTCATGGAATTCATGGTTCGGAGCTTGTAGTGGCAGCAATGTCGGTGGCAGTGGCGGACGAGATCGTGAAGGCGAGAAATGACAAGAGAGAGTACCGGAGGATTGTCCTCAAGAACTCCCTTGAGGTTCTTCTCATTAGTGATCCCGATACAGATAAG TGTGCTGCTTCGATGAACGTCAGAGTTGGCTACTTCTCTGACCCTCCAGGCATCGAGGGCCTTGCTCATTTTCTCG AGCACATGCTGTTCTATGCCAGTGAGAAATACCCGTTGGAGTATAGTTATTTAAAATTCATCACAGAG CATGGAGGCAGTGCGAATGCTTTTACAGCATCTGAGCACACGAATTATTACTTTGACGTGAATGTTGATAGTTTTGAAGAAGCATTGGACCG ATTTGCTCAGTTCTTCATCAAACCATTGATGTCTGCTGATGCCACAATGAGGGAGATTAAGGCCGTCGATTCTG AGAATCGGAAAAACTTATTATCTGATTTTTGGAGAATGAACCAG CTGCAGAAGCATTTAAGTGAGAAAAGTCATCCCTATCATAAGTTCGGTACAG GAAACAGGGACACCCTGGGAGTTCGGCCCCAAGCGCGAGGTCTGGATACGAGAGATGAGCtcattaaattttatgaaGAGCACTATTCAGCCAACCTCATGCATTTGGTTGTATATTCAAAAG AAAACCTTGATAAAATCGAATCTATGGTAGAGGAAATATTCTGTGACATTCGAAACACAGACAAGGATTGTTTACATATTACTGGGCAGCCTTGCACATCAGAGCATCTACAG ATTCTAGTAAAAACTGTCCCAATAAAACAAGGTCACAAGTTGCGTGTGAGGTGGCCTATAACTCCAGAAATCCGTCACTATAAGGAGGGGCCGAGCAGGTATCTTGATCATCTTATTGGTCATGAAGGAGAAGGATCATTGTTCTACGTCCTGAAAACATTGG GGTGGGCTATGAGTTTGTCTGCTGGTGAAGGGGACTGGAGTTTGGAGTTTGCTTTTTTTAAAGTGGTAATCGATCTTACTGATGCTGGTCATG AGCATATGAAAGATATCATTGGACTGCTATTCAAGTATATTTCCCTCTTGCAAGAGTCTGGTGTTTGCAAGTGGATATTTGATGAG CATTCAGCTGTCTGTGAGACAAAGTTTCATTATCAGGACAAAATTGCTCCAATCAACTATGTGGTCAATATATCTTCAAACATGCAG GTATACCCTCCCGAAGATTGGATAGTTGGATCATCCTTGCCTTGCAGGTTCAACCCCAGCACTATCCAGATGGTACTTGATGCCCTTTCTCCTCAAAATGTCAG GATCTGTTGGGAATCTAAGAATTTTGAAGGATCAACAGATATGGTCGAACCATGGTACGGAACCGCATATTCTGTCGAGAAAATCACTGAGTCAACAATTCAG GTGTGGATGCAATCAACCTCAAATGAGAACTTGCACCTGCCTATACCTAATATATTTGTCCCTACTGATTTCTCACTAAAAAATGCAGAAGAGAAG GTCATATACCCAGTTCTGCTACGACAGTCATCCTACTCAAAGTTATGGTTCAAACCTGATACAACATTCTCGACACCCAAGGCATATGTTAAAATAGATTTCAGTTGTCCCCTTACTAGCAGCTCCCCTGAGGCCGAAGTCTTGACTGATATATTCACACGGCTGTTGATGGATTACTTGAATGAATATG CTTACTATGCGCAGGTTGCTGGCTTATATTACAGGGTGAACCATACTGACACTGGATTTCAG GTGACAGTGTTGGGTTATAATCACAAGTTGAGGATCTTACTGGAAACTGTGTTGGAAAAAATCGCAACATTTAAAGTGAGACTGGATCGATTTTCTGTAATCAAG GAAATGGTGACTAAGCAGCATCAGAATTTGAAGTTTCAACAGCCGTATCAGCAGGCCATGTACTATTGCTCGCTAATTCTTCAGGATGGCACTTGGCCGTGGATGGAACAGCTCGAAGTTCTTCCTCAGGTTAAGGCCGAAGACCTTTCCAACTTCTTCCCCATCATGCTCTCGAGAGCCTTTCTGGAATGCTACATAGCAG GTAATATTGACCGTGTTGAAGCAGAATCAATGGTTCAGCATATGGAAAATGTATTCTTTCAGGGTGCAAACCCAATATGCCGACCCATATTCCCCTCCCAGCACTTGACCAACAGGGTCGTTAAACTCGAGAAGGGTACATCTTATTTCTACCCAGCACAAGGCTTAAACCCGAGTGATGAGAATTCTGCTCTGCTCCATTATATCCAG GTTCATCGAGACGATTTCTTGATGAATGTTAAGCTTCAGTTGTTTGCTCTTATTGCCAAGCAACCTGCCTTTCACCAGCTTAGATCTGTTGAGCAGCTCGGTTACATTACTGTTCTTATGCAGAG GAGCGATTCCGGTATTCGTGGACTGCAGTTCATCATTCAATCAACAGTCAAG GGTCCTGGACAAATTGATTTGAGAGCTGAAGCATTCCTGAAAATGTTCGAGACTAAACTTTCAGAGATGACGAGTGAAGATTTTAAG AGCAATGTCAATGCATTGATTGATATGAAACTTGAGAAACATAAGAATTTGAGGGAGGCGTCGCAATTTTACTGGAGAGAAATTTCCGATGGGACCCTGAAATTTGATCGGAGGGAATCTGAG GTTGCAGCATTAAGGCAGTTAACGCAGAAAGAGTTGTTGGACTTCTTTAACGAGTACGTGAGGGTCGGAGCACCAAGGAAGAAAACTCTCTCTGTCCTAGTTTATGGGAGCTTGCACTCTTCTGAGCACGATCAAGATAAGAATCAACCTGTTCGGCCTTCGTCAGTTCAGATCGGTGATATATTCCGCTTCCGAAGATCTCGGCCTCTTTATGGATCATTCAAAGGAGGATATGGTCAGATGAAGTTATAA
- the LOC116208937 gene encoding disease resistance protein RGA2-like codes for MARRMKDLTERLNNLLEDKKLFFLTKTPEVRPIFQRRETHSFVSVSGVFGRKEDKKRIIDLLMSTTDDTKISVIPIVGIGGIGKTTLAKMVFMDERVDQHFELKVWAHMDVEFHPEKIIRDIIEHLSPPDTKYVDWKMERLQVHLRKMLENKRCLFVFDDVWNVNRKKWIELRELLEGVSEGSAFEQGDEKSHTVLVEIGREIVKKCSGNPLAVKTLGTLLYKKDEQNWVSVKDSEIWKMKTDILPSLRISYDLMPSYLKQCFAYCSIFPKNYEFNNLELIQLWIANGLVQPTNGNNQELEEIGQQYWEELWSRSFFEDVVEGYLVLTFRMHDLIHQLCLSVAQNESSVVNVGTRDVYERTRHLSVSDPNLLSDELPKNLHKLKGLHTVMFPYQKEGPAGETFLKECISRFKHLRVLYLHDSSSDELPSSVGKLRHLKFLHLCNNSKIRRLPSSICELWNLQSLGLEELPRDMKKLVNLRLLDITTKQIVLPEDEIGSLTSLRALFIGDCDNLEALCEDIGSLKSLRKLFIGSCPRLKYLPRGIRHLTKLEDLWIGNCPCIKLSLGDGELESDRTKNIGSLVLFQLPDLISLPEWVEWSATSLRKIIITDCPHLTYLPEWLARCSSLQTLKIRGCPHVLRLRAGMPLLTSLRLLVIEDCGGLSEACRRGGSLTFPRSSSTMRRSNEHANSVNITIKLLYLLPQSP; via the exons ATGGCTCGTAGAATGAAGGACCTGACAGAGAGATTAAATAATCTCTTGGAAGATAAGAAGTTGTTCTTTCTCACGAAAACACCTGAGGTCCGACCCATATTTCAACGTAGGGAGACCCACTCCTTCGTATCTGTCTCTGGTGTCTTCGGGAGGAAAGAGGATAAGAAGAGGATCATAGATCTTTTGATGAGCACGACTGACGATACCAAAATCTCTGTTATCCCAATAGTGGGAATTGGaggaatcgggaagacaaCTCTCGCTAAAATGGTATTCATGGATGAAAGGGTAGACCAGCATTTCGAGCTCAAGGTGTGGGCCCATATGGACGTAGAATTCCATCCAGAAAAGATCATCAGGGACATCATCGAACATCTGAGTCCTCCCGACACCAAATATGTTGATTGGAAGATGGAGAGGTTGCAGGTCCACCTCCGGAAAATGTTGGAGAACAAAAGGTGTTTATTTGTCTTCGACGATGTTTGGAATGTGAATCGAAAGAAATGGATTGAGCTAAGGGAGTTGTTGGAAGGAGTCTCCGAGGGAA GTGCATTTGAGCAGGGAGACGAGAAAAGCCATACTGTCTTAGTCGAGATTGGGAGAGAGATTGTGAAGAAGTGCAGTGGGAATCCTTTGGCTGTTAAGACCTTGGGAACCTTGTTGTACAAGAAGGATGAGCAGAACTGGGTTAGCGTTAAGGACAGCGAGATATGGAAGATGAAAACCGACATCTTGCCATCCCTGAGAATAAGCTACGATCTCATGCCTTCCTACCTGAAGCAATGCTTTGCTTACTGTTCGATCTTCCCAAAGAACTATGAATTCAATAATCTGGAGCTGATCCAGCTGTGGATTGCCAATGGTCTTGTTCAACCAACCAACGGGAACAATCAAGAGCTAGAAGAGATCGGGCAGCAATACTGGGAAGAGCTTTGGTCGAGATCTTTCTTCGAAGATGTTGTGGAAGGTTATCTCGTCCTGACTTTCAGGATGCATGATTTGATACACCAACTCTGCCTCTCGGTGGCGCAGAACGAATCCTCTGTGGTGAATGTAGGCACCAGAGACGTGTACGAGAGGACTCGACACCTCTCGGTTTCTGATCCCAATCTGCTCTCCGATGAGCTTCCCAAGAACTTGCACAAGCTGAAAGGGTTACACACGGTCATGTTCCCTTATCAAAAAGAGGGCCCCGCCGGGGAAACCTTCCTCAAAGAGTGCATCTCAAGGTTCAAACACTTGAGGGTTCTGTACCTCCATGATTCAAGCTCTGATGAACTTCCAAGCTCAGTTGGAAAGCTGAGACATCTGAAGTTTCTCCACCTGTGTAATAACTCGAAGATCAGGAGGCTTCCTAGTTCAATCTGTGAGCTCTGGAACCTGCAGAGCTTGGGGCTTGAAGAATTGCCTAGAGACATGAAAAAGCTTGTCAATCTCCGGTTATTGGACATAACCACGAAACAGATTGTGTTGCCCGAGGACGAGATAGGAAGCTTGACTTCTCTACGAGCTCTGTTCATTGGAGATTGCGATAACCTTGAGGCCCTGTGCGAAGACATTGGGTCCCTCAAATCCCTCAGGAAGTTGTTCATTGGAAGCTGCCCGAGGCTGAAGTACTTGCCCAGAGGAATCAGACATTTAACAAAATTGGAGGACCTATGGATCGGCAACTGTCCATGTATAAAGCTGTCCTTGGGAGATGGCGAACTAGAAAGTGACCGAACTAAAAACATCGGATCGTTGGTGCTCTTTCAATTGCCCGATCTAATAAGCCTGCCAGAATGGGTTGAATGGTCTGCAACCAGTCTGCGGAAGATAATCATCACGGACTGTCCTCATCTCACGTACTTGCCCGAGTGGCTGGCGAGATGTTCGTCTCTGCAGACATTGAAGATCCGAGGCTGCCCTCATGTGTTACGCCTACGAGCGGGAATGCCCTTGCTTACTTCCTTGAGATTACTGGTGATCGAGGACTGCGGAGGCCTTAGTGAAGCTTGCAGGAGAGGCGGATCGCTCACGTTCCCGAGATCCTCATCGACGATGAGAAGATCAAATGAACATGCCAACAG
- the LOC116208311 gene encoding disease resistance protein RGA2-like: MGELVTGAVQGVLGMLASAAYEEIMLTWDVKDDLEKLKQKLEINRAKILDAEQKQRKELEIRTWLKKLRQFCHDAEDVLDEFEAEALKRQATLEHRSFRIKVRYYVSCLAKLKFRYKMGHKIKDLTKTLDDLLEEKNLFPLSSTPEDRSIVNRRETHSFVSVSGVFGRKDDKKRIIELLMSPSENTKISVVPIVGIGGVGKTTLAKMVFIDERVDQLFEIKVWVSMQVEFDLRVILTDIVQSLSPPDTRCDHWKMEQLQSHLRGMLENKRCLFILDDVWNVSRQEWTELRDLLEGVSKGSKIIVTSRNKSVAAVMRTVPEYDLKPLSDEDSISLFMKCAFEQGEEKSHPALVEIGKEIVKKCAGNPLAVKTLGSLLYSKNDERNWVHVRDSEIWKMETDILPSLRISYDLMPLHLKQCFAYCSIFPKNYEFNNLELIQLWIANGLIQPSSGSNQELEEIGQQYWEELWSRSFFEDVVEDYLFLTFRMHDLIHQLCLSVAENESSVVNVGTGDVYERIRHLSLADPNLLSDELPKNLSKLRGLHTVMFPVKKEGPTGETFLSNCISTFKHLRVLHLHDSTFEGLPSSVGKLRHLRFLHLCGNPKIKRLPNSVCELQNLQSLGLAKCEALEELPVDMKRMINLRFLDITTKQVVLPENGIGSLTSLRALFIGDCDNLEALCEDICSLTSLKKFFVGSCPRLKDLPRGIRDIEKLENLWIGNCENLKLSDEEGNQTSNIRLKLRSLVLFRLPKLVSLPKWLEGSATTLRRLVIEDCPNFRYFPEWLQRCSSLQKLKIAGCPQVSRPQEGFPLLASLKLLTIEESGELSSACRRGGEDWPRITHVPEIHIDGERTK, encoded by the exons ATGGGGGAGCTTGTCACAGGGGCAGTCCAAGGCGTCCTAGGGATGCTTGCATCTGCGGCATATGAGGAAATTATGCTGACCTGGGACGTCAAGGACGATCTCGAGAAGCTCAAGCAAAAGCTGGAGATCAATAGAGCAAAGATCTTGGATGCAGAGCAGAAGCAGAGAAAGGAACTCGAGATTCGTACCTGGCTCAAGAAGCTCCGGCAGTTCTGCCATGACGCCGAGGACGTGCTGGATGAGTTTGAAGCTGAAGCTCTTAAGAGGCAGGCCACGCTGGAACATAGAAGCTTCAGAATAAAG GTACGATACTACGTATCATGTCTCGCCAAATTGAAATTCCGTTACAAGATGGGGCATAAGATAAAAGACCTCACTAAGACACTCGATGATCTGTTGGAGGAAAAGAACCTGTTCCCTCTCTCGAGCACGCCTGAGGACAGAAGTATAGTCAACCGAAGGGAGACCCATTCCTTTGTATCGGTCTCAGGCGTCTTTGGGAGGAAGGATGATAAGAAGAGAATCATAGAGCTTTTGATGAGCCCAAGTGAAAACACCAAAATCTCAGTTGTCCCAATAGTAGGGATCGGAGGTGTCGGGAAGACAACTCTCGCTAAAATGGTGTTCATTGATGAAAGGGTGGACCAGCTCTTCGAGATCAAGGTGTGGGTCTCAATGCAAGTAGAGTTTGATCTCCGGGTAATCCTTACGGACATTGTCCAATCTTTGAGCCCTCCTGATACCAGATGTGACCACTGGAAGATGGAGCAGCTGCAAAGCCACCTCCGGGGCATGTTGGAGAACAAAAGGTGTCTATTCATCTTGGATGATGTGTGGAATGTGAGCCGACAGGAATGGACCGAGCTAAGGGACTTGTTAGAAGGAGTCTCCAAGGGAAGTAAAATCATAGTCACTTCACGCAATAAATCAGTTGCCGCTGTTATGAGGACAGTGCCTGAGTACGACTTAAAGCCACTCTCAGATGAGGATTCGATATCTTTGTTCATGAAGTGCGCTTTTGAGCAGGGAGAAGAGAAAAGCCATCCTGCCCTCGTAGAGATCGGGAAAGAGATAGTGAAGAAGTGTGCCGGCAATCCTTTGGCAGTAAAAACCTTGGGAAGCTTACTATACTCCAAGAATGACGAGCGGAATTGGGTTCATGTTCGGGACAGCGAGATATGGAAGATGGAAACTGACATCTTGCCATCTCTAAGGATAAGCTATGATCTCATGCCTCTCCACCTGAAGCAATGCTTTGCCTACTGTTCGATCTTCCCAAAGAACTATGAGTTCAATAATCTGGAGCTGATTCAGCTATGGATTGCAAATGGTCTTATTCAACCATCCAGTGGGAGCAATCAAGAACTCGAAGAGATTGGGCAGCAATATTGGGAAGAGCTGTGGTCAAGATCTTTCTTCGAAGATGTTGTGGAAGATTATCTCTTCCTGACTTTCAGGATGCATGACTTGATACACCAGCTGTGCCTCTCGGTGGCAGAGAACGAATCCTCCGTGGTCAATGTAGGCACCGGAGATGTGTATGAGAGGATTCGACACCTCTCACTCGCCGATCCTAATCTGCTATCTGATGAGCTTCCCAAGAACCTGAGCAAGTTGAGAGGGTTACACACAGTCATGTTCCCAGTCAAGAAGGAAGGCCCGACAGGTGAAACCTTCCTCAGTAATTGCATATCGACGTTCAAGCATTTAAGGGTTCTCCACCTACATGATTCGACCTTTGAAGGACTCCCAAGTTCAGTTGGAAAGCTGAGGCATTTGAGGTTTCTCCACCTGTGCGGAAACCCGAAAATCAAGAGGCTTCCTAATTCGGTATGTGAGCTTCAGAACCTGCAGAGTTTAGGACTTGCAAAGTGCGAGGCGCTTGAAGAGTTGCCTGTGGATATGAAAAGAATGATCAATCTTCGGTTCCTGGACATAACCACAAAACAGGTTGTCTTGCCTGAGAATGGGATAGGAAGCTTGACTTCTCTCCGAGCTCTATTCATTGGAGACTGTGATAACCTCGAGGCCCTATGCGAAGACATTTGCTCCCTCACATCCCTCAAGAAGTTCTTTGTTGGAAGCTGCCCGAGGTTGAAGGACTTACCCAGGGGAATCAGAGATATAGAGAAGTTGGAAAACCTGTGGATCGGCAACTGTGAGAATCTAAAGCTGTCCGACGAAGAAGGAAACCAGACTTCGAACATCAGGTTGAAGCTCCGGTCATTAGTACTCTTTCGATTACCCAAATTGGTGAGTTTGCCCAAATGGCTTGAAGGTTCTGCAACCACACTACGGAGGTTAGTTATTGAAGACTGCCCGAACTTCAGGTACTTTCCCGAGTGGCTGCAGAGATGTTCATCATTGCAGAAGTTGAAGATAGCAGGCTGCCCTCAAGTATCTCGTCCACAAGAGGGGTTCCCATTGCTCGCTTCCTTGAAACTACTGACGATCGAGGAATCCGGCGAACTAAGCAGTGCATGCAGGAGAGGTGGAGAGGATTGGCCGAGAATTACACACGTTCCCGAGATCCACATTGATGGAGAAAGGACTAAATGA